A genomic region of Pithys albifrons albifrons isolate INPA30051 chromosome 20, PitAlb_v1, whole genome shotgun sequence contains the following coding sequences:
- the SEC16A gene encoding protein transport protein Sec16A isoform X3: MQQPPQPVPAGAAAPPPPTGIARNMYWRNSPLSKRANAAAAPVQPVTDPFAFGRQTPQGPPLDNPSKGNALAFPQPALVHPSPSRTGDNPHGPHTSLAAPVSQPGISPSTFSNVPVPSPSPGYVINSAVEVHPSTDPGLRGPAVPLHYNTGAAVENSFSVHPGMVSASNKPGGRQDVGRDPNDVPSGPHTSALFPPPPQQPVSQWRPGQGNLQSPVRNFVPYPEQSSQIDVQNISQPSGSNSHPPPHTNVPQGPGHQGIPQNIMQAPLSTGCEKNGRNGSANSSHHMNSIQPGSVFRQNTEMTNPWLSQPYQEQFYPQPPLQDSSFVLPPAQENNPKNQSPAISETSNRSIPMDRDSGTLSMFFKGDEAENEEILSSEKNYVVEKTEFDACQPNSASLYHQPVHPQQVATNVLSQAQIGTGSANEMVQKGIDVQYFPKIVSHQEAQGAKHCPVGDTIAGSQYENVENLECIQNQEVLPSEPHNISASSPAAGPDPYRYGSFPGQMLPKNAVVSHAEGGPNLEAPDSLPHPVRPDSVSSNYSNISHRSTSSSARPPEQVGTFIQQESGKPDEESSANFFKQIDSSPLGGDSGELNLSKNYHGNLSQPPTPSPPKPTGVFQTSANSSFEPVRSHGVGIKPAEIDQAKMVVELREHHSNQKNIKKSTAVSAASPGNLEQPPDNLETIFMPQVHPLPLAGTGDAGNMLHSGPVMENIQSVSERRSSTRAQGAVKKCDSPATTLWAHNELPNFGGNVLLAPAAPAVYVPAKQTVEVIQPPEEGLSNQQPCKPGTIAVQHSQDGNTTFENLENPPKMGEEEALQSQVTKDVQHQSGSERAAQGALPPQPQMQAAPMQQPTPGQSLVAPDSQLSTGTKAMQQGENQVLGNHPQPGGPQEATRYDQTSPGKQPGSEQPPGAPAATAPSATSSQSGTPSVQQDLQRPSLPQTPQDAFGPAQNPYYYYRHPYDAYQPPYPPPYPPADPRTAAHLYYMEGSYGQYDPRYRHYDSTSTPYMELGNYQYPEPERPSSRASHCSDRPSSRQGYPEDYYGKSGWSDYYSGYYSNSYDYGDPSRWERYSSAYDPSYRDPRGYNQRYWYDAEHNPYQKREAYPYGSRSDRYEDNWRYDPRFTGSFDDDSEPPRDPYGDEFDRRSVHSEHSGHSLRSSRSIHSRQSSFSSRSQQSQLYRSNHDLTANAYETTAQAVSLHTDYPYGGYETSYDGQQAFPDYGYPAETGWAAVEQAPLRPSTPEKFSVPHICARFGPGGFLIKALPNLPSEGQPALVEIHSMETMLQHSPEQEEMRAFPGPLAKDETHKVDVINFAQSKATQCFKNENLIDKESASLLWDFIVLLCRQNGTVVGTDLAELLLRDHKTVWLPGKSPNEANLIDFTNEALEQVEEESGEAQLSFLTENLLTTVDSFEKETERFRELLLYGRKKDALESAMKHGLWGHALLLASKMDSRTHARVMTRFANSLPINDPLQTVYQLMSGRMPAASTCCGDEKWGDWRPHLAMVLSNLTNNVDLESRTIATMGDTLASKGLLDAAHFCYLMAQVGFGVYTRKTTKLVLIGSNHSLPFLKFATNEAIQRTEAYEYAQSLGSQPGCLPNFQVFKFIYACRLAEMGLAAQAFHYCEVISRTVLKDPHYYSPVLIGQLIQMSSQLRLFDPQIKEKPEQESFIEPSWLVTLRHVDGQIKEGAIAYTTDRSTPPPYECSTPSSELDRASQCDGGGGRDMGPGAENALLASLLPNMAQPMQSVQLMPSVPQAVLDGSAAMVPPPDQEARSVPFYPVAPQPLGPGPGFAPPGFSNPYGTEPSPLYLGSTLPPGGPPQEIEPQPEEQPNLETGMQRIAPESPSENSFPEQREEDFYGRMASMGYGQRSRTTSESSAHSAGRERSNSAAKQPSPPPSVPAGKETKKESKKEAAPRKTGATWFRWLMGKGKNEAHLPDDKNKSIVWDEQKQRWVNLDEPEEESKPPPPPPTGFPKVSQAAPPGPGGPPGAPVNMFSRRAGGSRARYVDVLNPGGTKSSGAIPAPSDLFSPLAPMPIPANVFVPNSVPGESQPMEGNGAAEHTPAANQTNTAPAAAVEPEYLNPAALPAGSGLPVPNPDGSQSGELSRSSSMSSLSREVSQHFNQPATVPPSGAPAAGAVPFYNPSQFAQSPAATGSSRLGRIGQRKYPTLK; this comes from the exons ATGCAGCAGCCaccacagcctgtcccagcgggagcagcagctcctcctcctcccacaggCATCGCTCGGAACATGTACTGGAGGAACAGCCCCCTCAGTAAACGAGCcaatgcagcagctgccccgGTGCAGCCCGTGACAGACCCCTTTGCGTTTGGCAGACAAACCCCACAGGGCCCCCCCTTAGATAATCCATCCAAGGGCAACGCGTTGGCGTTTCCACAGCCAGCCCTTGTGCATCCGTCACCCTCACGCACAGGGGACAATCCTCATGGACCACACACGTCTTTAGCAGCTCCTGTGTCTCAACCAGGAATAAGTCCCAGTACGTTTTCTAATGTTCCAGTTCCTTCTCCGTCCCCGGGGTATGTTATAAATAGTGCTGTGGAAGTGCATCCCAGCACGGATCCCGGACTCCGTGGGCCTGCAGTGCCACTGCATTATAACACAGGAGCAGCAGTTGAAAATTCCTTCAGTGTGCATCCTGGAATGGTGTCTGCATCAAACAAACCTGGAGGGAGACAAGATGTTGGCAGAGATCCAAATGATGTTCCTTCAGGACCCCACACATCAGCGCTCTTCCCCCCACCTCCCCAGCAGCCTGTGTCCCAGTGGAGGCCTGGCCAGGGGAACCTGCAGTCTCCAGTTCGGAATTTCGTGCCCTATCCTGAGCAGTCTTCTCAGATTGATGTTCAGAACATTTCTCAGCCTTCTGGCAGCAATTCTCACCCTCCTCCACACACAAATGTACCACAGGGTCCTGGACACCAAGGTATTCCACAAAATATCATGCAAGCGCCTTTATCCACTGGTTGTGAAAAGAATGGGAGAAATGGCTCTGCAAACAGCAGCCATCACATGAACAGCATCCAGCCTGGAAGTGTGTTCAGGCAGAACACAGAAATGACTAACCCTTGGTTAAGTCAACCTTACCAGGAACAGTTTTACCCACAGCCACCCCTGCAAGACTCCAGTTTTGTCCTTCCCCCAGCTCAGGAAAATAACCCCAAAAACCAGTCTCCAGCTATATCTGAAACATCAAATAGATCTATTCCCATGGATCGAGATTCAGGAActctttccatgtttttcaaAGGGGATGAGGcggaaaatgaagaaatactttcatctgaaaaaaattacgTGGTAGAGAAAACAGAGTTTGATGCCTGTCAGCCAAATTCAGCATCCCTGTATCACCAGCCTGTGCATCCTCAGCAGGTGGCAACTAATGTTCTCTCTCAGGCACAGATCGGTACAGGTTCAGCCAATGAGATGGTACAGAAAGGAATAGATGTCCAGTATTTCCCAAAAATTGTGAGTCATCAGGAGGCACAGGGTGCTAAGCACTGCCCTGTAGGTGACACGATTGCTGGGTCCCAGTATGAAAATGTGGAGAACCTGGAGTGCATTCAGAATCAAGAAGTGCTGCCCAGTGAACCACACAACATCAGTGCTTCATCCCCTGCTGCTGGTCCTGATCCATACAGGTATGGATCCTTTCCAGGTCAGATGCTTCCAAAGAATGCTGTTGTGAGCCATGCTGAAGGAGGACCAAATTTGGAGGCACCTGATTCTTTACCTCATCCTGTCCGACCAGATAGTGTATCTTCCAACTATAGCAACATTAGCCATAGGagcacttccagctcagcacGGCCTCCAGAGCAAGTCGGTACATTTATCCAGCAGGAAAGTGGGAAGCCTGATGAGGAATCCTCTGCCAACTTCTTCAAACAGATTGACTCCTCTCCTCTGGGAGGAGATTCAGGTGAGCTAAACCTGAGCAAGAACTACCATGGGAATCTGTCTCAGCCTCCAACTCCAAGTCCTCCTAAGCCTACGGGAGTATTTCAGACAAGTGCAAATAGTTCTTTTGAACCTGTGAGGTCCCATGGAGTTGGTATAAAACCTGCAGAGATTGACCAAGCAAAGATGGTGGTTGAATTGAGAGAGCACCACTCAAACCAAAAGAATATCAAGAAGAGCACGGCTGTGTCAGCTGCATCCCCTGGCAATCTTGAACAGCCACCAGATAATCTGGAAACTATTTTCATGCCTCAGGTACACCCACTGCCTCTTGCAGGCACTGGTGATGCTGGAAACATGTTGCACTCTGGACCTGTTATGGAAAACATACAATCAGTATCTGAGAGACGGTCCTCAACAAGAGCTCAGGGAGCAGTTAAGAAATGTGATAGCCCAGCAACAACTCTGTGGGCTCATAATGAGTTACCCAATTTTGGGGGAAATGTGCttctggctcctgctgctcctgcagtgtATGTACCTGCCAAACAGACTGTAGAAGTCATTCAGCCACCAGAAGAAGGCCTGTCTAATCAGCAGCCATGTAAGCCAGGGACTATTGCtgtgcagcattcccaggatgGAAATACAACTTTTGAAAATCTTGAGAATCCTCCCAAaatgggagaagaggaggcaCTTCAGTCTCAG GTGACTAAAGATGTGCAGCATCAGTCTGGCTCAGAGCGAGCTGCACAGGGAGCGTTGCCACCTCAGCCACAAATGCAAGCAGCTCCAATGCAGCAACCAACACCTGGGCAGTCCTTGGTTGCTCCAGACTCCCAGCTTTCCACAGGGACTAAAGCCATGCAGCAGGGGGAGAACCAGGTGCTGGGTAACCATCCTCAGCCTGGGGGTCCTCAGGAGGCAACAAGGTACGACCAGACGAGCCCTGGGAAGCAGCCGGGCTCGGAACAGCCGCCAGGTGCtccagctgccacagccccttCTGCCACCTCCAGTCAGTCAGGCACACCCAGCGTGCAGCAAGACCTGCAGCGTCCATCCCTGCCCCAGACTCCTCAGGATGCCTTTGGTCCAGCCCAGAACCCTTACTACTACTACAGACATCCTTATGATGCTTATCAGCCTCCATATCCGCCGCCTTATCCTCCTGCAGATCCCAGGACAGCAGCTCACCTGTATTACATg GAGGGCAGCTACGGACAGTACGACCCACGGTACCGACACTACGACAGCACCAGCACTCCTTACATGGAGCTTGGGAACTATCAGTATCCCGAGCCCGAACGGCCCAGTTCCAGAGCCAGTCACTGCTCTGACAGACCTTCTTCTAG GCAAGGGTATCCAGAAGATTATTATGGAAAAAGTGGATGGAGTGATTATTATTCAGGCTATTACTCCAACTCCTATGATTATGGAG atCCAAGTCGCTGGGAACGATACTCATCAGCCTATGACCCCAGCTACAGAGATCCCAGAGGTTACAACCAGAGGTATTGGTATGATGCTGAACACAACCCTTACCAGAAGAGAGAAGCGTATCCATATGGCAGCAG GAGCGACCGATATGAGGATAACTGGAGATATGATCCCCGTTTCACTGGAAGCTTTGACGATGACTCGGAGCCGCCAAGGGATCCCTATGGAGACGAGTTTGACCGGCGCAGTGTCCACAGTGAGCATTCCGGGCACAGCCTCCGGAGCTCCCGCAGCATCCACAGTCGCCAGAGCAGCTTCAGCTCTCGCTCCCAACAA AGCCAACTGTATAGGAGTAATCACGATCTAACGGCCAATGCCTATGAAACCACTGCCCAGGCAGTGTCCCTCCACACAGATTATCCATATGGAGGATATGAGACCAGCTATGATGGACAACAGGCTTTTCCAGATTATGGCTACCCAGCTGAAACTGGATGGGCAGCTGTGGAACAAG CACCTTTAAGACCCTCAACTCCTGAGAAGTTTTCAGTGCCTCATATCTGTGCCAGGTTTGGGCCTGGGGGCTTCTTAATAAAGGCACTGCCAAACTTGCCTTCTGAAGGCCAACCAGCTCTGGTTGAAATACACAGCATGGAG ACTATGTTACAACATTCTCCAGAGCAAGAAGAGATGAGAGCGTTTCCTGGTCCTCTTGCTAA ggatgAGACCCATAAAGTGGATGTTATTAATTTTGCACAAAGTAAAGCTACACAATGCTTTAAGAATGAAAATCTCATTGACAAAGAATCTGCAAGTTTGCTTTGGGACTTCATTGTACTGTTGTGCAGGCAGAATGGG ACAGTTGTGGGAACAGACCTGGCTGAACTTTTGCTCCGAGATCATAAAACAGTGTGGCTTCCTGGGAAGTCCCCTAATGAGGCAAATTTGATTGATTTCACTAATGAGGCTCTGGAACAAGTGGAAGAGGAATCTGGTGAAGCCCAGCTCTCGTTTCTCACTGAAAATCTTCTAACCACAGTTGACAGTTTTGAGAAAGAGACTGAGAGATTCAGAGAGTTGCTGCTTTATGGCCGCAAGAAG GATGCTTTGGAGTCTGCCATGAAGCATGGTTTGTGGGGTCATGCTCTGCTACTTGCCAGCAAAATGGACAGCAGGACACATGCCAGAGTGATGACCAG GTTTGCCAACAGCCTCCCAATTAATGACCCTCTGCAGACTGTTTACCAGCTCATGTCTGGAAGGATGCCAGCTGCATCCACG TGCTGTGGAGATGAGAAATGGGGAGACTGGAGGCCTCATCTTGCAATGGTGTTATCCAACTTGACCAATAATGTGGACTTGGAATCCAGGACCATTGCTACCATGGGAGACACTCTTG CTTCTAAAGGCCTGCTGGATGCTGCTCATTTTTGTTACCTTATGGCCCAAGTTGGGTTTGGAGTTTACACAAGGAAGACAACAAAGCTTGTCCTAATTGGATCAAATCACAG TTTGCCATTTTTAAAGTTTGCTACCAATGAAGCCATTCAAAGAACAGAAGCCTATGAATATGCACAGTCATTAGGAAGTCAGCCTGGCTGCTTGCCCAATTTCCAG GTTTTCAAATTCATCTATGCTTGCAGACTGGCTGAAATGGGACTGGCTGCTCAGGCTTTCCATTATTGTGAAGTGATTTCCAGAACTGTGCTTAAAGATCCACATTACTATTCACCTGTACTGATTGGCCAGCTAATCCAG ATGTCATCCCAACTGCGCCTGTTTGACCCACAGATAAAGGAAAAACCAGAACAGGAATCTTTTATTGAACCTTCCTGGTTAGTAACACTTCGACATGTGGATGGACAGATCAAG GAGGGTGCAATAGCTTATACCACAGACAGATCCACTCCCCCCCCATACGAATGTAGTACCCCGAGCTCTGAGCTGGACCGTGCGAGTCAGTGTGATGGAGGAGGTGGCCGTGACATGGGGCCTGGTGCTGAAAATGCCTTGTTGGCATCCTTGTTACCCAATATGGCTCAACCGATGCAAAGTGTGCAGCTGATGCCTTCAG TACCCCAGGCTGTCCTTGATGGCTCAGCTGCTATGGTTCCTCCTCCTGACCAGGAAGCCCGAAGTGTCCCTTTCTATCCAGTGGCTCCTCAGCCTCTTGGTCCAGGACCTGGCTTTGCACCTCCAGGATTTTCAAATCCATATGGAACTGAACCATCCCCACTATATTTAGGCTCAACGCTACCACCAGGAGGGCCCCCACAAGAAATTGAACCACAGCCAGAAGAGCAGCCAAACCTGGAAACAG gaatGCAGAGGATTGCCCCAGAGTCTCCTTCAGAAAACTCATTCCCTGAACAGAGGGAGGAGGATTTCTATGGCAGAATGGCCAGCATG GGCTATGGGCAAAGATCCCGAACAACCTCAGAGTCTTCTGCTCATTCTGCGGGACGAGAGAGATCCAACTCTGCAGCAAAACagccctctcctcctccctctgttcctgcagggaaggagactaaaaaagaatcaaaaaagGAGGCAGCACCTAGAAAG acTGGTGCAACCTGGTTTCGCTGGCtgatgggaaaaggaaagaatgagGCTCACCTGCCAGATGACAAGAACAAATCA ATTGTTTGGGATGAACAGAAACAACGCTGGGTCAATCTGGATGAACCAGAAGAAGAG AGTAAacctccaccaccacctccaACAGGATTTCCTAAAGTTTCTCAGGCTGCTCCACCTGGACCTGGAGGCCCACCTGGTGCCCCTGTCAACATGTTCTCCAGAAGAGCAG GTGGAAGCAGAGCCCGTTATGTGGATGTCCTGAATCCAGGTGGAACCAAATCAAGTGGAGCAATTCCTGCACCATCAGACCTGTTTTCCCCCTTGGCACCAATGCCCATTCCTGCCAATGTATTTGTTCCAAACTCAG TTCCAGGAGAATCCCAGCCAATGGAAGGGAATGGTGCAGCAGAGCACACACCAGctgcaaaccaaaccaacacagctcctgctgcagctgtggaACCAGAG tACTTAAACcctgcagcccttcctgctgGATCTGGACTCCCTGTTCCTAACCCTGATGGCTCCCAGTCAGGCGAG CTTTCGCGCTCTAGTTCAATGAGTTCATTATCACGTGAAGTAAGCCAGCATTTTAATCAG CCTGCCACTGTTCCACCCTCAGGggcacctgcagcaggagcagttcCGTTCTACAATCCCTCTCAATTTGCACAA tCTCCTGCAGCCACTGGAAGTTCAAGACTGGGAAGAATTGGACAGAGGAAGTATCCAACATTGAAGTAG